One Azoarcus sp. DN11 DNA segment encodes these proteins:
- a CDS encoding NAD-dependent succinate-semialdehyde dehydrogenase: MKNIAEFPIFRQQAYIDGAWSDADSGATFAVRDPATGATIARVPDMGAAETARAIAAADAALPAWRRTLAKERAALLRRWFALIVEAADELAALMTAEQGKPLAEARGEVTYAASFVEWFAEEAKRAMGDVIPTVGQDRRLLVIRQPVGVCAAITPWNFPAAMITRKVAPAFAAGCTVIVKPAEQTPLTALALMALAEQAGFPKGVFNVVTGDPVAIGGALTASPIVRKLSFTGSTEVGRLLMGQCAPTLKKLSLELGGNAPFIVFDDADLDAAVEGAMGSKYRNAGQTCVCANRLLVQSGIYDRFAERLAAAVRGLRVGPGTADGVHVGPLIDDAAVAKVEGHIADALQKGARVMTGGRRHALGGSFFEPTVLADVTPAMRVAREETFGPVAPLFRFETEEEAIRMANDTEYGLAAYFYSRDVGRIFRVSEELEYGMVGVNTGLMSNEVSPFGGIKQSGLGREGSVYGIDEYLEIKSVCIAGVDR, translated from the coding sequence ATGAAGAACATCGCCGAATTCCCCATCTTCCGCCAGCAGGCATATATCGACGGCGCCTGGTCGGACGCCGATTCCGGTGCGACGTTTGCCGTGCGCGACCCGGCTACCGGCGCGACGATCGCGCGCGTGCCCGACATGGGCGCCGCGGAGACCGCCCGCGCGATCGCGGCAGCCGACGCGGCACTGCCGGCATGGCGGCGCACGCTGGCGAAGGAGCGCGCGGCCCTGCTGCGGCGCTGGTTCGCACTGATCGTCGAGGCGGCGGACGAGCTGGCCGCGCTGATGACGGCGGAGCAGGGCAAGCCGCTGGCGGAGGCCCGCGGCGAGGTCACGTATGCGGCGTCGTTCGTCGAGTGGTTCGCCGAGGAAGCGAAGCGCGCGATGGGTGACGTGATCCCGACCGTGGGCCAGGACCGCCGGCTGCTGGTGATCCGCCAGCCGGTGGGGGTGTGCGCGGCGATCACGCCGTGGAATTTCCCGGCGGCGATGATCACGCGCAAGGTGGCGCCGGCGTTTGCCGCGGGGTGCACGGTGATCGTGAAGCCCGCGGAGCAGACGCCATTGACGGCGCTGGCGCTGATGGCGCTCGCGGAGCAGGCGGGTTTCCCGAAGGGGGTATTCAACGTCGTCACCGGCGACCCGGTCGCGATCGGCGGCGCGCTGACCGCCAGCCCGATCGTGCGCAAGCTGTCCTTCACCGGCTCGACCGAGGTCGGCCGCCTGCTGATGGGGCAGTGTGCGCCGACGCTGAAGAAACTGTCGCTGGAGCTGGGAGGCAACGCGCCGTTCATCGTGTTCGACGATGCCGACCTCGATGCGGCGGTGGAAGGGGCGATGGGATCGAAGTACCGCAACGCCGGGCAGACCTGCGTGTGCGCGAACCGGCTGCTGGTGCAGTCGGGCATCTACGACCGTTTCGCCGAGCGCCTGGCCGCGGCTGTGCGCGGACTGCGGGTCGGCCCCGGTACGGCGGACGGGGTGCATGTCGGGCCGCTCATCGACGATGCGGCGGTCGCCAAGGTCGAAGGCCACATCGCCGACGCGCTGCAGAAGGGCGCGCGGGTGATGACGGGCGGGCGGCGGCATGCGCTGGGCGGCTCCTTCTTCGAGCCGACGGTGCTGGCCGACGTGACGCCGGCGATGCGCGTCGCGCGCGAGGAGACCTTCGGCCCGGTGGCACCGCTGTTCCGCTTCGAGACCGAGGAGGAGGCGATCCGCATGGCGAACGACACCGAGTACGGCCTCGCCGCGTATTTCTATTCGCGCGATGTCGGGCGCATCTTCCGCGTGTCGGAGGAGCTGGAGTACGGCATGGTCGGCGTGAACACGGGGCTGATGTCGAACGAGGTGTCGCCGTTCGGCGGCATCAAGCAGTCGGGCCTCGGTCGCGAGGGGTCGGTGTATGGCATCGACGAGTACCTCGAGATCAAGTCGGTCTGCATTGCGGGCGTGGACCGGTGA
- a CDS encoding class I SAM-dependent methyltransferase, with product MPLVVPGGAVLDYACGGGRHARLFAAQGFRVVAVDRNAEALATLAGVPGIETRCADLEEGAWPFAGQRFDAVVVTNYLFRPRLGDLLACVAPGGVLIYETFMLGNERFGRPSSPEFLLRPGELLERIGAGFSVVAFEQGVVARPRAAVVQRVCAARRPADSVELRVQGEVATE from the coding sequence ATGCCGCTGGTCGTGCCGGGCGGCGCGGTGCTCGATTACGCATGCGGCGGGGGGCGTCACGCGAGGTTGTTCGCGGCGCAGGGGTTCCGCGTCGTGGCGGTCGATCGCAATGCCGAAGCGCTGGCAACGCTCGCGGGCGTGCCGGGCATCGAGACGCGCTGCGCGGACCTGGAGGAGGGCGCGTGGCCGTTTGCGGGGCAGCGCTTCGATGCGGTGGTGGTCACGAACTACCTCTTCCGGCCGCGCCTTGGCGATCTGCTCGCCTGCGTCGCGCCCGGCGGGGTCCTGATCTACGAGACGTTCATGCTGGGCAACGAGCGCTTCGGGCGTCCGTCGAGCCCCGAGTTCCTGTTGCGTCCGGGCGAACTGCTCGAACGCATCGGCGCCGGCTTCTCGGTGGTTGCGTTCGAGCAGGGGGTCGTGGCGCGTCCGCGCGCGGCGGTCGTCCAGCGGGTGTGCGCCGCCAGGCGACCGGCGGATTCCGTCGAACTGCGAGTTCAAGGGGAAGTCGCAACGGAGTGA